ATGATTTATATCTCAATGTAGCACTGAATCCTTTGTTGGGACTGTTGGCTTAGCTTCTCTGGCAATGTATATTAGACTTCTTGTTTGACCACGTGAGCCAATGCATGCTTCTATTTTTGTATTTACTTCTTCTTTGGTCACCTAAACTCATGTATGTGTGATGCTTTCCTGCTAACTTTTTAAAAGGAAAATATTCTTTGCAGGCATTTCCAATTTTGGAAAATGTTCTTTGGTAATTATGTGTACGCATAAAGGTGACTGGAAAGTCATCTGAAGGCATATAATATGTTATTTTTTATCTTTACTGGGTATTTTGCAGCAACAAACATGCATGAAGTATTGTTTGTGCCTATTAGTTGAGACGTGCTCTCAGTTTTCAAATCTTGAATTCTAaggagacgtgcattgcacgtgcacacttactagtatATTCAAAGTGCTAAATACGTAGCCAGCCAAACACTAGAAAATGACATTAAACCTCAATATCAGTATCTTAAGATATTTGACATTTGAGCCAATCCAATGGCGAGACCATTTTTCTCTTAAGCAATCCAATGGCAAGACCATTTTTCTCTTAAGCAACCTTTGTTAAGATGAAATGGCAAGACCTTGAATGTCTACATCCAAACAAAGCATTAAAAAAAGCAGATCAGagataagagcaactctagcagaccccgcatcccgctgGCCCGCGAAAAACGTTTGCAGTTCACGGAAAAACGactttgcgggccggcgcggacgGCCGCAGAGGTAGACCTCCTAAACGGACCCGTACAAAAGGATATTCGCGGAATATACCTTTTTACGtgtcggctttgcggggtctgctctTGCGCAACTACATCCGACATCCCGCCGGTCCGCAAATATCAATACCACACCAAAATTATCAATACTAAcacaatacaacaatcatccacattacaaataattattcaaatcaccgaatacaaatacaaataatgcaatacaaaacttgtcccgaatacaaatacaaatgaatggAAAATGAGTTTGTTACTGTCtagccctttgccaatggtgctcaatgagatcctcctgaagctgaaagtgggtgtttgcattttcaatctccttgtatgtttCAAGAAAAGCTTTAATGCGGTcagggtctctagctggtttgacacggctacccacattgtcgtaaaagaactccaagttcatgcctcccttttgatatgcactaaatcccttcaagCCCGCAACAGTTGTTCTCTGAGTAAAATACCGACAATTTGCCTCGCAAGTTTGAACAATTTTCACAAAGAAGGATCGACGCGttcggtaccttctccggaagaggtgcggtggatatgttggattcttctcgaagtagtcttgcatcaacatctcgttcccgaGATGGCGATTCCGAGGAATGCAAAGACGCCCGACGGTCGATTCTCGCCACCTCTTTCAGTTCTCGTCTTCGTGCTCCTTCATGACACGTGCACGTCAACCAACTATGCGTAGCGCTCGGAACAAATCACAAGCAAACACTTATCGGCAGCTCGTGGGCCGGGCCATCCCGGGCGGCGACTAGGGGTGGCTCGAGGGCGACTGATCCCCGGCGGAGACATCGACGAGGGGCGGCTCTTCCCGTCGGatccgggaggggggggggtgtaGCGTATCGATGGTggagggtgggggacgcccccgTGGCGCGATTCCGCCCGCAGATTTGGCCGAAATCACCGGCGGCGGATGGGCGGAACCTATGGCGGGCAGTGGCAGAAGGGGGTGGGAAAAgggcgcgggctgaaatgtccctcccgccaaccaCTTCACTGCGATACGGGGCACCGTAGGGGCGAGGTGGAAACCCGCGTATTCGCGGGTTGGGGGCTGAGGttttgccgcgcccctcaaaaTTGTTTGTGTGTCGGCCACGTTTGCGGAATCTGTTTGGGCAGGATTTTTCACCATTTTGACGTTATTTTACGCGTCGGGGCTTTTTGCAGGGTGTCCTAGAGTTACTCTAATAAGGTTGATGGGCTTGGTAGGCTCGCCCATCCCACTCGTACAACAGGCCAATCAGGCCCATCCACTTGCACGGCCCGCACTATGCTTCTTCTCTATCAAGAAATGGTACAGCGTTAAAGCCACCAGATCCCACGGCGCAGAACTCCCCCAGCCCCCAACCAAAATCCACCCCCAAACTAGGTCATCCATGGCTGGCGGCGGGCAAGCAGCGGTCTCGTTCCTGACGAAGGTCGCAAAGGTGGCTGCCGGGTTGGGCTTGACGGCATCTGCCGTCTCCACGTCCCTCTACACGGTGGACGGCGGCCAACGGGCGGTCATCTTCGACCGCTTCCAGGGCGTTCTCCCGGCGGTCGTCTCGGAGGGCACCCATTTCCTCGTCCCCTGGCTCCAGAAGCCCTTCCTCTTCGACATCCGCACGCGCCCGCACAGCTTCTCCTCCACCTCCGGAACCAAGGATCTGCAGATGGTCAGCCTCACGCTCCGCGTCCTCGCCCGCCCCGATGTGGAACGCCTTCCTGAAATCTTCACCAACCTCGGCCTCGACTATGACGACAAGGTGCTCCCCTCCATCGGCAACGAGGTGCTCAAGGCCGTCGTCGCCCAGTTCAACGCAGACCAGCTCCTCACCGATCGTCCCCACGTCTCTGCCCTCGTCCGTGAAGCCCTCGTCCGCCGCGCCGGCGAGTTCAACATCGTGCTCGATGACGTCGCCATCACCCACCTCGCCTACGGGAACGACTTCGCCCAGGCCGTTGAGAAGAAGCAGGTCGCGCAGCAGGAGGCTGAGCGCTCCAGGTTCCTCGTTGCGCGTGCAGAGCAGGAGAGGCGTGCTGCTATCGTTCGCGCGGAGGGAGAGAGCGAGTCCGCACGGCTCATCTCAGATGCCACCGCTCTTGTAGGCAATGGCCTGATCGAGCTCAGGAGGATCGAGGCTGCCAAGGAGATAGCTGGGGTGATTGCGCGCTCACCCAATGTTTCCTACATCCCTTCTGGCAACAACGGCCAGATGCTGCTTGGGCTCAGCACTGCCCGGTGAATGAATTGCCACTTATCTTCCAGTTGGTCACAGTACTTTAGTCCCAATTATCCTTCACTTGATTACAATACTTGAATAACTTCAGATGCTTCGGCATAGTAGTTATGATTTTATGATTTTATCGTAGAATGGAGACTTCTATTATGGAGGAGTCATTGAACAATGTTGTATTTTGGTTGCCAACCTATGCTATATTTGTGCTTATGATGCGTTCTTGAATTATGTGAACCTTTTTATTATTGCAGGGATATGGTCCTCTATGGTTATTGCTTAGAGGCAACTTGGTTTTTGAATTATTGGTTTCATTTGTTGTTTTTTCTGATTAAAGTTCTACGATTGTTTTGTTGATCATATTTGTTATTGCATAGTTTGGTCTGGGTAGCCGTGCAATGCGCAGCCAAATATTGCACTCTGTTTTGTAAATAGGGTGAGCATGCATGAGCTGCATTTGTCAACACTACATCTGCTTGTAGTTAATCTCTTGTTGATTTTCTGATTTTACTACTAGTGAAGTATACTAGAACTAGCTATTTGATCATGCGTTGCAACGGAAACATAAATATTAGTTATCCGACGTATACTTTACCCTCACCATAAATATTAGTTATCCGATGTATACTTTACCCTCACCATATTCTAGATTTTGATAACATTTTATTTAGTTCAGGTTTTGGTAAGATTTTGATCTGATTTGGGTATGGACAGCAGGAGAGGGGAAGACAAAAAGTTATGATTGAGTCAAGATTTTGGTAACAGTTGATTTTAATTGttttgattgagttaatgcatgACATGGTTTTTGAGAAGTACCgattttgttttaattatttcaaGTTACTCTTTTATGTTGGTTTTTATTTTGTGCATTATTTTTTGAGATCATCAAAACAAACCCAAAAGAAAAGGAAATCAAAGTGGAGGGGGAGGCGTGAGGGAGGAAAAAACCGGGAAGGAGCTGAAGAGGACACTACCAACTCCCTTTTAATGGTAGAGATTATGTACAACAAAGGGTAGCTTGGTCGGGAGTTCTTTTATTCGAGTCTTTGTTAGTTCCATTATGTTCCTTGTGCTTCAATTTTGTAAAAATAAAAGTGGTATGATGGCAATATTGGTACGTTCGCATCACCTATCCCTGGCCCTCTATTTTGGGCTTTTCCTCTCCATGCCCCCTAGAGTTTGTAGTTTTTTTAGTCTCAACCACAAAAACCAATGTACATACTAGTGACTTGTAATCCTTCTGTTCTATATTAAATCatcactagtcatcaacccgtgtaCCTGCACGGTCTAGCTTTTATTCACATACACAATTATGAACAAAATTAGTTTTACATGCATAGTGTAGGAGGTTATATTCTAGATATCATACAACTGGAAACAATGATAATAAATAATAATGACATGTACTATAGGCTTCATTATTGGATGGAATGTCTTCATTTTTCCTATCAATTACTGTTTCACAAACTGCTATCATTTGTCAAAATTAACCTCTTTGTGAATTGTATGCCACCTACTAAAATATACCTACTAAAATATGTAGACAACTTGTTTTAATTTAATCCATATGGAAGGTACACTTCTTTCTAACTTACACAATTATGCATATAATTTTCCATAATGCTCCGAGAAAAATACACTACCCACGCCCACTAAGGCTCCGCTTGGTATCGATGTATTTTTATACACCTGTATTTATTTTATAGCTGTATAACACCGGCCACGCTTGATTTTTCCCTGGAAATGAAAACGACGGATGAAGGTCCGTATATATTACAGGTGTATGACGCTGTGAAAAGCCAATCCAAGCAGCGCCTAAGCAATATTTGATATGAGAGGCGTATGCCGCATGGGCTAGTTTATTTCCCAAaataatatactccctctgtcccataatgtaagtcgttttttgacactacactagtgtcaaaagaCATTTTACATTATGAAACGAAGGGACTATTTATCAAAACTATTGCCTAACCAAAATTATTGTCATAGGTAGTAGGTGTTTTCAAAAATAATTGTAGCgtcagttatatgtttcatttagTGAAGAAAAATTCCATTATCTAAGCTTATGTTTGTCATGGTCAGTAGAAATATGTACCACAATAATAATGATATTCTTATCACTTAAATAAATTTTAGTTCTTCTTAATGCATTGGGTGGTGCTCCGGCCTCAACTCAAATTCAAATACAGTGTTATACTTAGTTGAGATTGCGTCTATATATCATTAAATTAGGTAGCAGAGTATTCATAATACTTGAAAATTACTCTTAACTTTAAGGGATGTGGTTGAGAAATATCCCTATTTGAAAAATGGACGGTCGGTTTGGCAACCCGTAGCACAAAAGAAATCACTATTGCTCTTTGCGATGTTTTCTTTTTATTATAAAGAGTATAAGGCAGTGCCTCTCTTTTTTGTATATGTATCATTTTTTTTATTACTTTAGACAGGGATGTAGCGACCACGATctcaatggaccgaagtctctgtgcttaagtgtcatccctggatcggtaatgctgacacacacagtactcgaggaattatagcagagttcaatcacacacttattacatcgaggtcctcataaagagtatgattacacgaataatatggctgaaggccatctaaacaaaataactgtggaagcttcgaaggtaaatgagtccatcaactccaacggcatagctgagtgcatgacaatgacctatcgcaccttattcgtcgtctgaaaagtctgcaacatgagacgttgcagccgtctaggtcagcacatggaatatgctggcagagttacactgtaaagcaacgAATGCAAGTACcacatctacatgcaatatttggctggtggaggctctaagttcaaggttttgcataaagctagtttttccatacaacaaaagaaaaaatttatttactactcccaagttgtaccaatatttgagaaggttcctccaactcaaacccaattaaacaagtatcatcattaaacaaaattcaattaatttaagagtgatgagatcaacaataatatccaattctagatactcaagatgtccataaccggggacacggctaaccatgattagtttatacactctgcagaggttgcgcacttttccccacaagactcgaccgcatccatgtttgaaagatcaagacatagtctttctgaaacattagctctctactccgggcagaccggtacacctactttcccctacatcttctagtccacctcttcgagagctcacgcaacttactcaactatgccagagcccataatggcttgtgaatgcacacagaagtttctaggcatgaaatatcatatgatccctttgaacctgggtggtgtaccgaggaaaaatcacacgggtactctgggatttccCAAACGAGCtagcactggattctccaggtgccccaaccaatccacccagatgtgtattaaagttgccaccttaatgttattcaagattaataactctcataacttccatgtgtaTTACGAttca
Above is a window of Triticum aestivum cultivar Chinese Spring chromosome 6B, IWGSC CS RefSeq v2.1, whole genome shotgun sequence DNA encoding:
- the LOC123137186 gene encoding prohibitin-3, mitochondrial, producing the protein MAGGGQAAVSFLTKVAKVAAGLGLTASAVSTSLYTVDGGQRAVIFDRFQGVLPAVVSEGTHFLVPWLQKPFLFDIRTRPHSFSSTSGTKDLQMVSLTLRVLARPDVERLPEIFTNLGLDYDDKVLPSIGNEVLKAVVAQFNADQLLTDRPHVSALVREALVRRAGEFNIVLDDVAITHLAYGNDFAQAVEKKQVAQQEAERSRFLVARAEQERRAAIVRAEGESESARLISDATALVGNGLIELRRIEAAKEIAGVIARSPNVSYIPSGNNGQMLLGLSTAR